The nucleotide sequence GTAAGTAGACACTAGGGCAGAGGTAAGGAGGCACTATGGCGGCAGTAAGGAGGCGCCACAGAGGCAGTAAGTAGACACTAGGGCAGAGGTAAGGAGGCACTATGGCGGCAGTAAGGAGGCGCCACAGAGGCAGTAAGTAGACACTAGGGCAGAGGTAAGGAGGCACTATGGCGGCAGTAAGGAGGCGACACAGAGGCAGTAAGTAGACACTAGGGCAGAGGTAAGGAGGCACTATGGCGGCAGTAAGGAGGCGCCACAGAGGCAGTAAGTAGACACTAGGGCAGAGGTAAGGAGGCACTATGGCGGCAGTAAGGAGGCGCCACAGAGGCAGTAAGTAGACACTAGGGCAGAGGTAAGGAGGCACCAGAGCAGTAGTAAGGGGGCGACACAGAGGCAGTAAGTAGACACTAGAGCAGAGGTAAGGAGGCACTATGGCGGCAGTAAGGAGGCGCCACAGAGGCAGTAAGTAGACATTAGAGCAGAGGTAAGTAGGCACTATGGCGGCAGTAAGGAGGCGCCACAGAGGCAGTAAGTAGACACTAGGGCAGAGGTAAGGAGGCACTATGGCGGCAGTAAGGAGGCGCCACAGAGGCAGTAAGTAGACATTAGAGCAGAGGTAAGGAGGCACTATGGCGGCAGTAAGGAGGCGCCACAGAGGCAGTAAGTAGACACTAGGGCAGAGGTAAGGAGGCACTATGGCGGCAGTAAGGAGGCCCCACAGAGGCAGTAAGTAGACACTAGGGCAGAGGTAAGGAGGCACTATGGCGGCAGTAAGGAGGCGACACAGAGGCAGTAAGTAGACACTAGGGCAGAGGTAAGGAGGCACTATGGCGGCAGTAAGGAGGCGCCACAGAGGCAGTAAGTAGACACTAGGGCAGAGGTAAGGAGGCACTATGGCGGCAGTAAGGAGGCCCCACAGAGGCAGTAAGTAGACACTAGGGCAGAGGTAAGGAGGCACCAGAGCAGTAGTAAGGGGGCGACACAGAGGCAGTAAGTAGACACTAGAGCAGAGGTAAGGAGGCACTATGGCGGCAGTAAGGAGGCGACACAGAGGCAGTAAGTAGACATTAGAGCAGAGGTAAGGAGGCACTATGGCGGCAGTAAGGAGGCGCCACAGAGGCAGTAAGTAGACATTAGAGCAGAGGTAAGTAGGCACTATGGCGGCAGTAAGGAGGCGCCACAGAGGCAGTAAGTAGACACTAGGGCAGAGGTAAGGAGGCACTATGGCGGCAGTAAGGAGGCGCCACAGAGGCAGTAAGTAGACATTAGAGCAGAGGTAAGGAGGCACTATGGCAGCAGTAAGGAGGCGCCACAGAGGCAGTAAGTAGACACTAGGGCACAGGTAAGGAGGCACTATGGCAGCAGTAAGGAGGCGCCACAGAGGCAGTAAGTAGACATTAGAGCAGACGTAAGGAGGCACTATGGCAGCAGTAAGGAGGCGCCACAGAGGCAGTAAGAAGGCACTAGAGCAGAGGTAAGGAGGCACTAGGGCAGTAGTAAGGAGGCGCCACAGAGGCAGTAAGTAGACACTAGAGCAGAGGTAAGGAGGCACTATGGCGGCAGTAAGAAGGCGCCACAGAGGCAGTAAGTAGACATTAGGGCACAGGTAAGGAGGCACTATGGCGGCAGCAAGGGGGCGACACAGAGGCAGTAAGTAGACACTAGGGCAGAGGTAAGGAGGCACTATGGCGGCAGCAAGGGGGCGACACAGAGGCAGTAAGCAGACACTAGGGCAGAGGTAAGGAGGAGACATAGGGGCAGTAAGAAGGCACTAGAGCAGAGGTAAGGAGGCACTATGGCGGCAGTAAGGAGGCGCCACAGAGGCAGTAAGTAGACACTAGGGCACAGGTAAGGAGGCACTATGGCAGCAGTAAGGAGGCGCCACAGAGGCAGTAAGTAGACATTAGAGCAGACGTAAGGAGGCACTATGGCGGCAGTAAGGAGGCGCCACAGAGGCAGTAAGAAGGCACTAGAGCAGAGGTAAGGAGGCACTATGGCGGCAGTAAGGGGGCGACACAGAGGCAGTAAGTAGACACTAGGGCAGAGGTAAGGAGGCACTATGGCGGCAGCAAGGGGGCGACACAGAGGCAGTAAGGAGGCACTAGGTCAGAGGTAAGGAGGCACTACCAAAGAGGTAAGGAGGCACTAGGGCAGTAGTAAGGGGGCGACACAGAGGCAGTAAGTAGGCGCGAGGGCAGAGGTAAGGAGGTATTTTGCTGCCAGTAAGGAGGCGAGGTGGCAGCAGTAAgatatactgccatacagtgctttcatatatactagcagaaggacccggctctGCACGGATATATTTCAACTATTTCATTTAATgattccgtgtgtcgtaaaaagatgcGGTGTCCTCCACCCTCCTTCCATCCCCCTGGCAGTAGCCTCCTCCGTCCTCCTTCCAtcctcctggcagcagcctcctccGCCCTCCTTCCAtactcctggcagcagcctcctccGCCCTCCTTCCAtactcctggcagcagcctcctccACCCTCCTTCCAtcctcctggcagcagcctcctccGCCCTCATTCCAtcctcctggcagcagcctcctccGTCCTCCTTCCATCCCcctggcagcagcctcctccGCCATCCTTCCATCCCCCTGGCAGTAGCCTCCTCCGTCCTCCTTCCAtcctcctggcagcagcctcctccGTCCTCCTTCCATCCCcctggcagcagcctcctccGCCATCCTTCCATCCCCCTGGCAGTAGCCTCCTCCGCCCTCCTTCCAtcctcctggcagcagcctcctccGCCATCCTTCCATCCCCCTGGCAGTAGCCTCCTCCGCCCTCCTTCCAtcctcctggcagcagcctcctccGTCCTCCTTCCATCCCcctggcagcagcctcctccGCCATCCTTCCATCCCCCTGGCAGTAGCCTCCTCCGCCCTCCTTCCATCCCcctggcagcagcctcctccGCCATCCTTCCATCCCcctggcagcagcctcctccGCCCTCCTTCCATCCCCCTGGCAGCAGCCATCCTCCGCCCTCCTTCCAtcctcctggcagcagcctcctccGCCCTCCTTCCATCCCcctggcagcagcctcctccGCCCTCCTTCCATCCCcctggcagcagcctcctccGCCATCCTTCCATCCCCCTGGCAGTAGCCTCCTCCGTCCTCCTTCCAtcctcctggcagcagcctcctccGTCCTCCTTCCATCCCcctggcagcagcctcctccGCCATCCTTCCATCCCCCTGGCAGTAGCCTCCTCCGTCCTCCTTCCAtcctcctggcagcagcctcctccGCCCTCCTTCCAtcctcctggcagcagcctcctccGTCCTCCTTCCAtcctcctggcagcagcctcctccGCCCTCCTTCCAtcctcctggcagcagcctcctccGCCCTCCTTCCATCCCCCTGGCAGTAGCCTCCTCCGTCCTCCTTCCAtcctcctggcagcagcctcctccGCCCTCCTTCCAtcctcctggcagcagcctcctccGCCCTCCTTCCAtcctcctggcagcagcctcctccGCCCTCCTTCCAtcctcctggcagcagcctcctccGCCCTCCTTCCATCCTCCTGGCAGCACTCTCCTCCGCCCTCCTTCCATCCTCCTGGTAGCCGCCTCCTCCGCCCTCCTTCCATCCTCCTACAGCACTCTCCTTCACCCTCCTTCCAtcctcctggcagcagcctcctccGCCCTCCTTCCAtcctcctggcagcagcctcctccGCCCTCCTTCCAtcctcctggcagcagcctcctccGCCCTCCTTCCAtcctcctggcagcagcctcctccGCCCTCCTTCCAtcctcctggcagcagcctcctccGCCCTCCTTCCAtcctcctggcagcagcctcctccGCCCTCCTTCCAtcctcctggcagcagcctcctccGCCCTCCTTCCAtcctcctggcagcagcctcctccGCCCTCCTTCCAtcctcctggcagcagcctcctccGCCCTCCTTCCAtcctcctggcagcagcctcctccGCCCTCCTTCCAtcctcctggcagcagcctcctccGCCCTccctcctggcagcagcctcctcTGCCCTCATTCCAtcctcctggcagcagcctcctccctcctcttccCCGCTCTGTTGCTGCTCATGACAGCGCCGTTGTTGCACTTCCCGTAGACAGCCGCCAGATGGCACTGTTGGTTAGTCTGACAGTTCCTGCAGGAACTACGCATAGGACGCTGGGAAATGAAGTCCAATGAAGTCTGTCATTCAGTTTGAAAAGAAATGCAAAAGACTACAACTCCCGGAATACATCAGGATATGGGTG is from Bufo gargarizans isolate SCDJY-AF-19 unplaced genomic scaffold, ASM1485885v1 original_scaffold_822_pilon, whole genome shotgun sequence and encodes:
- the LOC122924121 gene encoding loricrin-like — protein: MEGGRRRLLPGGWKEGGGGCCQEDGRRAEEAAARRMEGGRRRLLPGGWKEGGGGCCQEDGRRAEEAAARRMEGGRRRLLPGGWKEGGGGCCQEDGRRAEEAAARRMEGGRRRLLPGGWKEGEGECCRRMEGGRRRRLPGGWKEGGGECCQEDGRRAEEAAARRMEGGRRRLLPGGWKEGGGGCCQEDGRRAEEAAARRMEGGRRRLLPGGWKEGGGGCCQEDGRRAEEAAARRMEGGRRRLLPGGWKEGGGGCCQEDGRRTEEATARGMEGWRRRLLPGGWKEDGGGCCQEDGRRTEEATARGMEGWRRRLLPGGWKEGGGGCCQGDGRRAEEAAARRMEGGRRMAAARGMEGGRRRLLPGGWKDGGGGCCQGDGRRAEEATARGMEGWRRRLLPGGWKEDGGGCCQEDGRRAEEATARGMEGWRRRLLPGGWKEGGGGYCQGDGRMAEEAAARGMEGGRRRLLPGGWKEDGGGYCQGDGRMAEEAAARGMEGGRRRLLPGGWNEGGGGCCQEDGRRVEEAAARSMEGGRRRLLPGVWKEGGGGCCQEDGRRTEEATARGMEGGWRTPHLFTTHGIIK